The Clostridia bacterium genome segment CGTCTGCAAAAACACATTTATCTCTGTAATAACCGTCCACGTCCTCACAATCGCGGTAAATTTTTTTAAGAGAGATTTCTTTATCAATATCCAAAAAGAATTTGCAGGTTTCTTTATGCGGACAGTTTGTGCAACGCTCCGCACGTTCTTCCCGCGTATTGCCGTAAAAACGTCTGGTACCAAACGCCATAACCTCAACCGGGTCTTCTTCCAAATACCAGTTTACCAGGTCAAAATGATGGGTAGATTTATGTACCATAAGCGATCCGGAGTTCTTCCGTTCTCTATGCCATCTTCGGAAATAATCTGCCCCGTGAGAAGTGTTTAACATCCACTCATAGTGCACACTTAAAATTTTGCCGATTGTGCCCGATGCCACAATTTCCTTGATTCTTTTAAAAAACGGATGAAAACGCAAATTAAAGGTAACAATGACCTTTTTTCCCGTTTCCTCCTGTGCTTTTTTGATGCGCAATGCCTTTTCAAAGGTGGTGGTCAGCGGTTTTTCGGATATTACATCACACCCTGCATAAAGTGCTCTTAAAATGTAATCGTCGTGCGCACAGTCTTTGGTGGTAACAATAACCGTATCAGGCTTTACGATTTTAAGCATTTCGTCAAAATCGTCAAACACAGGAATATCCTTCCCCGAAAATTCGCTCACCAGCTTTGCACGCTTGAAATTAATATCATACACACCGCAAAGCACAGCACAATCTTCATATTCTTTTACAAGCGGTACGGCATAGGAATGAATGCCTCTGTGTCCGCATCCGACCAAAACGTATTTTTTCAAAGTCAAACAACCTCTTTCTCCACAAAAAGTTTTTTCTCTTGCATTATAGTATGGAATCCGCACAATGTAAAGAGATTATATTATGTAGTTCATGATAAAATTACGTTAAAAACAAAAATTCAAATCGCTATTTTAAAAGGTTTTTCCGACGAGTCAGGATTTTTTTATACTTCATCGGATTATATTACAATCCATTTTTCCTTTACTTTTTGACTGCAGTATGGTATACTGAATACAAGGAGGCGATAATATGCCAAACCAAATTTTCGAATTAAAAGAATTGTCTGTCTCACCCAAAGAGCTTTCTCTATACGTTCCGCCTATTGTTTGGAAAGGCGACTCTGTCGGTCACATTGGTGTAAACGATTTATTCTTCTGGGTGCTTGAAGGGGAATGCTTTTTAAATATTGATTCCAAAACCCACATCATAAGACCCAACCAGCTTGCGTTTTTGCCCAAAGGCAAAATGCGTGCCTATACACACGCCTCAGAACACTTTTCTATGTACGAAATGGCATTTTCCGCCACCTCAAACGGAGAAAACCTGATGAACATCTTAGGACTTTGTGAACAAAACTTTGTAGTTGATATTCCAAATCCTGCCGAAATGACTGCTCTGTTTGAAAATTCCAACCGGATTGAGTTCACTAAAAATCCCTTGCATGATTTAAAATGGTGTGCAAATATCATCAACATCATCAGCATATATACCGAGGAAAGACGCAAGCTTTCCGATAACGACAACAACACTTTCAAAGTTGTTTTGGAATACATGTCAAACAACCTTTCAAGCCCCATAAAAATTGAAGAACTTGCTTCCCTTGTGTATATGCAACCCACCTATTTTATCAAAAAATTCGGTGATACATATGGTCTGCCTCCCATGACCTATCTAAATCGCATGCGTATGTATAAAGCCATGGGTATGCTTGCAGGAACAGAAAAGAGCATAGAACAGATTTCACACGAAATCGGCATTTCGGACGTTTCCTATTTCGCGCGTGTATTCAAAAAGCATTGCGGCATTTCCCCGACCGCTTATCGGGCGGAATTTAAAAAGCTTTAACAAAGGAGAACAAAAATGAAAACATTAGATAAATCCCTGCTGTACGAAAAGGTTTCTGCCACCATCCAAAAAGATATTGAAGAATGTAATCTTGCAGGCGCAGCGGTCATGGTGGCACAGCACGGCGAGCTTTTGTTGGATGCGCGGTTCGGATTCAGCAACTATTTAACCCAAAAACCGCTTAAGCGAAATGCAATGTTCCGTTTAGCATCCATGACAAAACCCGTAACTGCCGTGGCAACAATGATTGGTGCACAAAAGGGCTGGTTTGACTTAAACGCCCCTGTAAGCAAGCATTTTCCCGAATTTGAAAAAGCTTTATGTAGGTCGGTTGGAAGGAGGAAGAGTTGTTCCGGACCATAAGCCCAAAAAGGCGGTTTGTCTGCATCAGCTTTTGTCCCACAACAACGGATTTATGGCATCAAGTCCCCTTTATGAAGTGCAGGAAAATGCCATGCCCCTTTCTGCTTTTGAAAACAACAAGACCGCTGTCAGATATTGTCTTGAAAATACCTGCTTAACTTTAGAGCCATACTTTGAAACGGGCTACAGTGGATATTTTGCCTATGATTTAATCGCGCTTTTACTTGAACGGCACAGTGGTCTGCAATATGCCGATTTCATTGCCGAATATATTTTTAAACCGCTCGGCATTCGGGATATTACCTACACACCCACAAGCGAGCAATGGCAACGCGCCGTAACCATGTTTGATAAAACCGTTGGCAGATGTGGTGCAAATGTGGATATGGGCAATCACACCTTTGAAGGATTTCCTTTAAGCTACACCTGTGCAGGTGCCGGGCTGATGGGCAGTATTGAGGATTATTTTGTGTTTGCCGAAATGCTTCGGAATGGTGGCACTTACAACGGCGTGGAAATTGTAAAACCTGATCTTTTTTCAAAAATTTATCAAAAATATGTACCTATGGAATATATGCCGAAAGGATCACGGCACACCTGGGGCTTAGGTGTAAGAATCGCCGTAAACGATTTAAACCTCCCGGACGGTTGCTGGGGCTGGAGCGGCGCTTATGGCACCCATTTCTGGATAGACCCTGTAAACGATATAACTGCTGTTTATATGAAAAACAACCGCTGGCACGACAGTCGAGGCTGCGGAAGCACCGGCGGAAAATTTGAAGCCGACGTTATGGCTTCTCTCAGATAAGAATAAAAAGGAGTGGTTTTATGTGGTATTCGGATTCGTACAGACGGCATTTGTGTGATATGCACATTGAGGATTGGAATGAGCAGTTTTTATCAGCGTTTTCCATTGAAGATTATGTGCAAAACTTAAAAACCGCAAACATTCAGAACGCAATGATTTACCTGCAGTCGCATGTGGGCTTGTGTAACTTCCCCACCAAAACGGGACATATGCACAAGGCGTTCATCGGAAACGAAGATAAGATTAAACGTCTGATTGATTTGTGTCATAAGAACAATATTTTAGTGACCGGCTATTACAGCTTAAATTACAACACAATCGAGCACGATATGCACCCCGACTGGCAGATGAAAACCCTTTCGGGCAAGTCACAGCGCGAGGGTGGAATGTCAGACGGTGAAACGCTCGACTTTGCATCTGTACGAAAAACCAGATACGGTTTTTGCTGTCCCAACAACCCCGATTACAGAAATTTTGTGTATGCACAGATAAAGGATATGACCGATTATTTTGATTGCGAGGGCTATTTCTTTGATATGCCCTTTTGGCCGCACACCTGCTATTGTGACAAGTGTAAGCAACGCTGGGCAAAAGAATTCGGTGGCGACATACCTGTAAAACCGAAAAACGGAACTGATGATTTTTACAGACTTGTAGAAGCTAAAAACAGATGGATGGGTGAATGGATACAGTCGGTAACCGATTGTGTGAAAAAGATAGATTCATCCCTTTCTGTAGAGCATAATTTTGCTTCTGCCATTGCTGCAGACTACTATTCCGGATGTACAGAGCCCGTAAATGAAGCCAGCGATTTTGTGGGCGGTGATTTGTACGGTGGTATTTTAAACCATTCCCTTGCCTGCAAATTTTATAAAAACATCACAAAAAATCAGCCCTTTGATTATATGTTTTCAAGATGTAAGCCCGCGCTTCAGTCCCACACACTTACCAAATCCTCTGACGAGATGAAAACAGAGGTTATGCTAACTGCCGCACATCACGGTGCAACCATGGTGATTGACGCAATCGACCCGATTGGTACCCTTGATAAACGCGTATACGAACGCATTGGCGAAGTTTTTGCATTTCAGAAAATGTACGAGCCGTATTTTAAAGGCGAAATGTTGGAAGATATTGGCCTTTATTACAGCTTAAAAAGCAATTTTATATTCAGGGATGAGCCATTTACTTCCAAAACCGCCTGCATAAACGCCTCCAAATTTATGATAGAGCATCATATTCCCTTTGGCGTCACAGGTCCTTATCATTCTCTTGACAAGTACAAAACCGTCATTTTGCCTTTGCTTGCCAAATCTGAACAAAATGACAACGAGCGAATTATAGATTATGTAAAAAACGGTGGAAAAGTCTTTTTAAGCGGCGCAGACAACCCTACGCTGATTGAGGCGCTTTTGGACTGCAAGATACAGGGCAGAACAGATGAGATAAACATTTATATTGCTCCCGAGCAAGGCTGTGAAGACTTGTTTTACGGATTCAACCAAAAGTATCCGCTACCCTTTTCGGGAAGCGCGCCTATCCTGCAATTAAAAGACAATTGCGAAATTCTGGCAAAAATCACACTGCCCTACACAAAGCCTTCCGAGAATCGCTTTGCTTCCATTCACTCCGACCCTCCGGGCATACCAACAGACTTCCCGGCAGTTGTTTTAAAAACTTACGGCAAGGGTGAAATTCTCTGGTCTGCCGTTAATTTGGAGAGTATGGGATTTTATGAATACGGCGAAATTTTCATGAATTTGCTGAAAAAATTAACAGATTTTGAGGCATTATCCTTTAAAAGCAATGCGCCCGAGGATGTGGAAATCACCGTTTTTGAAAACGGTGACGAAATGACCGTAAATACCGTTCTTGTAAACGAAAAAACGGTTGCCCCCATCATTTCTCCCTTTGAAATTCGGGTAAAGACGGCTCAAGAGCCAAAATCCGTGACCCTACTCCCCGAAAATGAAAGCATAAACTTTCGCTTTGAAAACGGATACACCGTTTTCAACACACGAGAACTTAAAATCTTTGATATGTATCGTATTCAAAAGTAATAAAAAACAGCCCGATTGTCCCGATTCTTCACAGATTTATAAAAAGTATGTACCCATAGAATATATGTCAAAAGGCACACCCGTTCTGACAGAGCAGGTGTGCTCGATTTTCATATGATTATGGTACATTTGTCCATTTACAGATATGCAGTTTAATGGTATAATAATTGCGCCCACAGAAAAAACACTTCGTGTTTTACATTTATGCAATTATTGTACCACGGAGTGATGAAGCAAGCCGACTGCGGCTTGCACTTATGGTATAATAATTGCGCCCACAGAAAAAAACACTTCGTGTTTTATATGTATGCAATTATTGTACCACGGAGTGATGAAGCAAGCCGACTGCGGCTTGCACTTATGGTACAAAATATTTAAAAAACAGAAATGGAGTGTTTTGACATGCAGTATCAATCCTTTTTGTTAAACGGTAATTGGGAGATGAGCTATCAACGCAAGGCATACCAAGGAATGGAAAACCCCTGGAATGTGTCAGATATGGCACTTTCTTCCAAAACAGCATTTGTCAGCAACGCAATACCCGGCTATTGGGAGGATATGACCGAAATTTTCACATCTTTACCTTTTGCGAATGACATTAAAATCAATCCGGAATTTGGCGGTCAAAGATACCCAATGACCGGTCGCTGTCCCGATATGGCGCTTCCAAATGTAATGGGTAATTTCTTTTATCGGCGTACCTTTGATTTTAAGCCCTCAGACGGAGAAAAAACACTGTTTTTTGAAGGCGTACAAAACACGGTGATGGTCTGGTTAAATGATGCATATATCGGCAGACACGAGGGCTACAGCACGCCCTTTGAACTGCCCGTTCCCGAAAACGCACTGAAGAACGGCGAAAATACGGTGGTGCTTTCTGTGTCTAACGATCGCCTTGCAGGGTATGGCGGTTATCCCGTTTCAGGTTTGACTTCCCGTGCCGCCAACGAATATACCGGCGGTATTACCGGAAAAGTAGAACTTAGAGTTTACGAATCACCTTTACGGGATGTGGTAATTAAAGTTTCCG includes the following:
- a CDS encoding Gfo/Idh/MocA family oxidoreductase, yielding MKKYVLVGCGHRGIHSYAVPLVKEYEDCAVLCGVYDINFKRAKLVSEFSGKDIPVFDDFDEMLKIVKPDTVIVTTKDCAHDDYILRALYAGCDVISEKPLTTTFEKALRIKKAQEETGKKVIVTFNLRFHPFFKRIKEIVASGTIGKILSVHYEWMLNTSHGADYFRRWHRERKNSGSLMVHKSTHHFDLVNWYLEEDPVEVMAFGTRRFYGNTREERAERCTNCPHKETCKFFLDIDKEISLKKIYRDCEDVDGYYRDKCVFADEIDIEDSVSVNVRYSGGAIMSYSLTAHSPYEGLNLVLNGTEGRMEIKQNGLATAANYDSKSNSSLTIYNRKGEIINMYIPQTTAGGHGGADTELRDRLFRHPDRTDPITQMADLRAGMMSIGIGMAANASMAEGRNVKLSEFYDELKEVKP
- a CDS encoding helix-turn-helix transcriptional regulator, with the protein product MPNQIFELKELSVSPKELSLYVPPIVWKGDSVGHIGVNDLFFWVLEGECFLNIDSKTHIIRPNQLAFLPKGKMRAYTHASEHFSMYEMAFSATSNGENLMNILGLCEQNFVVDIPNPAEMTALFENSNRIEFTKNPLHDLKWCANIINIISIYTEERRKLSDNDNNTFKVVLEYMSNNLSSPIKIEELASLVYMQPTYFIKKFGDTYGLPPMTYLNRMRMYKAMGMLAGTEKSIEQISHEIGISDVSYFARVFKKHCGISPTAYRAEFKKL
- a CDS encoding beta-lactamase family protein, translating into MKTLDKSLLYEKVSATIQKDIEECNLAGAAVMVAQHGELLLDARFGFSNYLTQKPLKRNAMFRLASMTKPVTAVATMIGAQKGWFDLNAPVSKHFPEFEKALCRSVGRRKSCSGP
- a CDS encoding beta-lactamase family protein, which codes for MEGGRVVPDHKPKKAVCLHQLLSHNNGFMASSPLYEVQENAMPLSAFENNKTAVRYCLENTCLTLEPYFETGYSGYFAYDLIALLLERHSGLQYADFIAEYIFKPLGIRDITYTPTSEQWQRAVTMFDKTVGRCGANVDMGNHTFEGFPLSYTCAGAGLMGSIEDYFVFAEMLRNGGTYNGVEIVKPDLFSKIYQKYVPMEYMPKGSRHTWGLGVRIAVNDLNLPDGCWGWSGAYGTHFWIDPVNDITAVYMKNNRWHDSRGCGSTGGKFEADVMASLR
- a CDS encoding beta-galactosidase trimerization domain-containing protein — protein: MWYSDSYRRHLCDMHIEDWNEQFLSAFSIEDYVQNLKTANIQNAMIYLQSHVGLCNFPTKTGHMHKAFIGNEDKIKRLIDLCHKNNILVTGYYSLNYNTIEHDMHPDWQMKTLSGKSQREGGMSDGETLDFASVRKTRYGFCCPNNPDYRNFVYAQIKDMTDYFDCEGYFFDMPFWPHTCYCDKCKQRWAKEFGGDIPVKPKNGTDDFYRLVEAKNRWMGEWIQSVTDCVKKIDSSLSVEHNFASAIAADYYSGCTEPVNEASDFVGGDLYGGILNHSLACKFYKNITKNQPFDYMFSRCKPALQSHTLTKSSDEMKTEVMLTAAHHGATMVIDAIDPIGTLDKRVYERIGEVFAFQKMYEPYFKGEMLEDIGLYYSLKSNFIFRDEPFTSKTACINASKFMIEHHIPFGVTGPYHSLDKYKTVILPLLAKSEQNDNERIIDYVKNGGKVFLSGADNPTLIEALLDCKIQGRTDEINIYIAPEQGCEDLFYGFNQKYPLPFSGSAPILQLKDNCEILAKITLPYTKPSENRFASIHSDPPGIPTDFPAVVLKTYGKGEILWSAVNLESMGFYEYGEIFMNLLKKLTDFEALSFKSNAPEDVEITVFENGDEMTVNTVLVNEKTVAPIISPFEIRVKTAQEPKSVTLLPENESINFRFENGYTVFNTRELKIFDMYRIQK